From a single Candidatus Polarisedimenticolia bacterium genomic region:
- a CDS encoding ATP-binding protein, whose amino-acid sequence QKATRFSRGLRGKFILLISALLITTSLAMGWIFLVREVKDESSKLIQRGALLTRNLANDAELGVFTRNRELLDALASEVTRDTDYAFVVILDARGEALYSRAAPRNRVPPAPSLVADTEEVPLGAEVEDGEVRLYREEASGREAYIFRFPVLTQSRRSLGEEIGFLPDARNAARGPREQIGAVCLALSTEGMKGDIRRLERALGFATLAVIVIGILLTILLVRIIADPVAQLVEATRRIARGDLDVLLRLDSQDEIGELAKSFNQMTLKLQKSREELEGTNQMLEQKVQERTRELEEAQNQLVQAEKMSVVGQLVSGVAHELNNPLAGVLGYSQLLLRMNLPEEVRRGLDKIESEAERCRRIVQNLLIFARKNKAEKRAIDLNALLESVLELKAYPLKVDNIQVVRELEKSLPRVMADASQLQQAFVNILHNAQQAMSGQPSPGTLTVRTHRVDGHVKVEIGDTGPGISPENLSRIFDPFFTTKEVGQGAGLGLSICYGIVQEHRGRIWAESGRGEGSTIHVELPVPAVDELPLPAAPAEEVAAGSTPSARILVVDDEASIVDILYDVLRLDGHQIETAINGRLALNKLRAGFFDVVISDLKMPGMTGQELYRHLRELDSRLLSRIIFTTGDVANPDTQTFLQESGTPYLQKPFDLNEVRRLVTEMVSAQRSVRPDLPIILPGGSRDPDRVS is encoded by the coding sequence GGGCGCTGCTCACGCGCAACCTCGCCAACGACGCGGAGCTCGGAGTCTTCACCCGCAACCGCGAGCTGCTCGACGCCCTCGCTTCCGAGGTGACCCGCGACACCGACTACGCCTTCGTCGTGATTCTGGACGCGCGGGGAGAAGCGCTCTACTCGCGCGCCGCGCCGAGGAACCGGGTGCCGCCCGCACCGAGCCTGGTCGCCGACACCGAGGAGGTGCCCCTGGGGGCCGAGGTGGAGGACGGGGAGGTCCGGCTGTACCGCGAGGAGGCTTCGGGGCGCGAAGCCTACATCTTCCGCTTCCCGGTGCTTACGCAGTCGCGCCGGAGCCTTGGGGAAGAGATCGGTTTTCTCCCGGATGCGCGCAACGCCGCGCGGGGCCCGCGGGAGCAGATTGGAGCGGTCTGCCTGGCCCTGTCGACGGAAGGCATGAAAGGGGACATCCGTCGCCTCGAGCGCGCCCTGGGGTTTGCCACCCTGGCGGTCATCGTCATCGGGATCCTGCTCACCATCCTGCTGGTGCGGATCATCGCCGATCCGGTGGCGCAGCTGGTGGAGGCCACGCGGCGCATCGCCCGCGGCGACCTCGACGTGCTGCTACGGCTCGATTCGCAGGACGAGATCGGGGAGCTCGCCAAGAGCTTCAACCAGATGACCCTCAAGCTTCAGAAGTCGCGCGAGGAGCTGGAGGGGACGAACCAGATGCTGGAGCAGAAGGTGCAGGAGCGGACGCGCGAGCTGGAGGAGGCCCAGAATCAGCTGGTGCAGGCCGAGAAGATGTCGGTGGTCGGCCAATTGGTGTCGGGCGTGGCGCACGAGCTGAACAATCCCCTGGCGGGGGTGCTCGGCTACTCCCAGCTCCTGCTGCGCATGAACCTGCCCGAAGAGGTCCGTCGGGGCCTGGACAAGATCGAGTCGGAGGCGGAGCGCTGCCGGAGGATCGTGCAGAACCTGCTCATCTTCGCCCGCAAGAACAAGGCCGAGAAGCGGGCCATCGATCTCAACGCGCTGCTCGAGAGCGTGCTGGAGCTGAAGGCCTATCCCCTCAAAGTCGACAACATCCAGGTGGTGCGCGAGCTGGAGAAGAGCTTGCCGCGCGTCATGGCGGACGCCTCCCAGCTGCAGCAGGCCTTCGTGAACATCCTCCACAACGCGCAGCAGGCGATGAGCGGCCAGCCATCTCCCGGGACGCTGACGGTGCGCACGCATCGGGTGGACGGCCACGTCAAGGTGGAGATTGGCGACACTGGTCCCGGGATCTCTCCGGAGAACCTGTCCCGCATCTTCGATCCCTTCTTCACCACCAAAGAGGTCGGCCAGGGGGCCGGATTGGGATTGTCGATCTGCTACGGGATCGTGCAGGAGCACCGTGGCCGGATCTGGGCGGAGAGCGGCCGGGGCGAGGGGAGCACCATTCACGTGGAGCTGCCGGTGCCGGCCGTGGACGAGCTGCCCCTACCGGCCGCGCCCGCCGAAGAGGTCGCGGCGGGCAGCACCCCGTCGGCGCGCATCCTCGTGGTGGACGACGAGGCCTCGATTGTCGACATCCTCTACGACGTACTGCGCCTGGACGGACATCAGATCGAGACGGCGATCAACGGCCGCCTGGCGCTGAACAAGCTGCGCGCCGGGTTCTTCGACGTGGTGATTTCGGACCTGAAGATGCCCGGGATGACGGGCCAGGAGCTCTACCGCCACCTGCGCGAGCTCGACTCGCGCCTGCTGAGCCGCATCATCTTCACCACGGGGGATGTGGCCAACCCCGACACCCAGACCTTCCTGCAGGAATCCGGCACCCCCTACCTGCAGAAGCCGTTCGACCTGAACGAGGTGCGCCGGCTGGTCACCGAGATGGTTTCGGCGCAGCGCTCCGTCCGGCCGGACCTGCCGATCATTCTCCCCGGCGGCTCTCGCGATCCTGATCGCGTTTCTTGA